The Coffea arabica cultivar ET-39 chromosome 8e, Coffea Arabica ET-39 HiFi, whole genome shotgun sequence genome window below encodes:
- the LOC140012926 gene encoding disease resistance protein RGA2-like translates to MEAFVGILVDTLNSMIQKERGLLCGVATDMQKLSRLLSTIKAVLEDVEQKQFIEKAIQLWFKELDVVACEIDDVLDDYAAEASRVKYKNSGCLSFMCYPVAGNLVFRHRIGTRMKEILEKFNAIADEQTKLGLSDQKRGSYFNASREIGSTVNEPEVLGRDEEKGQIVDILMKEKDRDDQNVSVLPIVGVGGLGKTTLAQLVFNDERIAKHFEPKLWVWVSEDFDGKRIIKALINSIQRTPTGELELAPLQSNLQELLRGKRYLIVLDDVWNENPREWEKMKSVLQCGSRGSSIVVTTRKQMVAEIMRTLETHYLSSLSEDRCWSLVKQQAFDCQEKEERLEAVGKEIVKKCGGVPLAAKALGGFLRFKSEAEWNSVKCSELWNLPEDETVILPALRLSYLNLPVELRGCFAYCAVFPKGYEIKKEEVTHLWMANGLITSNGTMEVEDVGDAVLTELHHRTLFQAVEKDVFGRRSVPAFKMHDLVHDLAQSVMEAKQGGTESNRTMMLDIPDDQLTVAFPITITGTDQFSSFLSKCGSLRALIVRSKWWSAEKFTELPPAISNLKHLRHVNLSGSNIVELPNSICDLWNLQILNRNDCVGLRSLPKGMRFLRNLRHLCLQGCESLTHMPSGIEKLTCLRTLSMVVLSGKKGFRLSELRDLNMLRGELTIGYLERIEDKKDAEEACLIKKQSLRELNLHWDFERTLQRYNDEEVLEALKPCPNLQLLRIHGFKGSSLFPSWISTVTEVLVWNSATEYIVGPQESTAGVKKLTLQIMPNLKGMLGREVQGTPRVFSRLESMSFSDCPTLTLPLPRMPSLKELRILECPNMAWASISNLTSLNSLRIEWIEGLSCFPEEMLQNLSLLESLVIWGITDLQALPRSLASLTALKMLAIVECPELESLPEEGLRGLASLQELHLDNCHNLVSLSMGTKAVKSLTHLRISGSNATALPEEVKYFPALQELELNELDNLTSLPDWFGDHLTSLQHLTLQFCPKLETLPSSIQMMTTLQSLTINYCELLGPRCQRGREEWHKIKHIPFLDLKIA, encoded by the coding sequence ATGGAAGCATTTGTGGGAATTCTCGTAGATACTTTGAATTCCATGATCCAGAAGGAGCGTGGATTGCTTTGTGGTGTTGCAACTGACATGCAAAAGCTTTCACGCTTGCTCTCCACCATCAAGGCAGTCCTTGAAGATGTAGAGCAGAAGCAATTCATAGAAAAGGCGATACAGCTCTGGTTTAAGGAGCTCGATGTTGTTGCCTGTGAAATCGATGATGTATTGGATGATTACGCAGCTGAAGCCTCAAGAGTCAAgtacaaaaattctggttgtTTAAGTTTTATGTGTTACCCTGTAGCAGGAAACTTAGTGTTTCGTCACAGGATTGGGACAAGGATGAAGGAGATCCTTGAAAAATTTAATGCAATTGCTGATGAGCAAACAAAGCTTGGTTTGAGTGATCAGAAGCGTGGGAGCTATTTCAATGCAAGCCGTGAGATTGGATCCACGGTAAATGAACCTGAAGTTCTTGGAAGGGACGAGGAAAAAGGGCAGATTGTAGACATCTTGATGAAAGAAAAGGATAGAGATGATCAGAATGTATCAGTGCTCCCTATAGTGGGTGTTGGAGGCCTTGGAAAGACAACACTTGCCCAATTGGTGTTCAATGATGAACGCATAGCCAAGCATTTTGAGCCAAAACTCTGGGTTTGGGTTTCAGAGGATTTCGATGGGAAGAGGATTATAAAAGCCTTAATTAATTCTATACAAAGGACTCCTACTGGAGAATTAGAATTGGCTCCTCTCCAAAGCAATCTTCAAGAGTTGTTGAGAGGGAAAAGATACTTGATTGTACTGGATGATGTCTGGAATGAGAATCCACGGGAATGGGAGAAGATGAAATCTGTTCTGCAATGCGGATCAAGAGGTAGTTCAATTGTCGTGACAACTCGTAAGCAAATGGTTGCTGAAATAATGCGCACATTAGAGACACATTATCTATCGAGTTTGTCAGAAGATCGGTGTTGGTCACTGGTCAAGCAACAGGCATTTGATTGTcaggagaaggaagaaagacTTGAAGCTGTTGGAAAAGAGATTGTAAAAAAGTGTGGTGGTGTTCCACTTGCTGCAAAGGCTCTTGGAGGCTTTCTACGATTTAAGTCGGAAGCGGAATGGAACTCCGTGAAATGCAGTGAGCTTTGGAACTTACCTGAAGATGAAACAGTTATCTTGCCCGCATTGCGATTGAGCTACCTTAATCTTCCGGTAGAGTTGAGAGGTTGCTTTGCATATTGTGCTGTATTTCCCAAGGGctatgaaattaaaaaagaagagGTAACACATTTGTGGATGGCAAATGGGTTGATTACTTCTAATGGAACGATGGAAGTGGAAGATGTTGGTGATGCTGTGCTGACTGAACTACATCATAGAACACTGTTCCAAGCTGTGGAGAAAGATGTGTTTGGCCGTCGCAGTGTCCCTGCTTTTAAGATGCATGACCTTGTCCATGATCTGGCTCAATCCGTAATGGAGGCTAAACAAGGTGGAACAGAGTCAAACAGAACCATGATGTTGGATATTCCAGATGATCAGCTAACAGTGGCTTTTCCTATTACAATCACAGGCACTGACcagttttcttctttcttgtcaaAATGTGGTTCCCTGAGGGCTCTCATTGTAAGGTCAAAGTGGTGGAGTGCAGAAAAGTTTACAGAGCTGCCACCTGCAATAAGCAACCTGAAACATTTGAGGCATGTAAATCTTTCAGGATCCAACATTGTTGAACTACCCAATTCAATTTGTGACTTGTGGAATTTGCAAATTTTAAACCGAAATGACTGTGTCGGTCTTCGGAGCCTGCCCAAAGGCATGAGATTCCTCAGAAATCTTCGACATCTTTGTCTACAGGGGTGTGAGAGTTTGACTCACATGCCGAGTGGAATTGAGAAGTTGACTTGCCTGCGGACGTTGAGTATGGTCGTCCTGAGTGGCAAAAAAGGCTTCCGACTAAGTGAGTTGCGAGACTTAAATATGCTTAGAGGAGAGCTAACAATTGGGTACCTTGAGAGGATTGAAGACAAAAAGGATGCAGAAGAAGCTTGCTTAATTAAAAAACAGAGTCTCCGCGAGTTGAATTTGCATTGGGATTTCGAAAGAACGCTTCAACGGTACAATGATGAGGAAGTGCTCGAAGCCTTGAAACCCTGCCCCAACCTTCAATTGCTGAGGATACATGGCTTCAAAGGTTCATCATTATTTCCATCTTGGATTTCAACTGTAACAGAAGTTTTGGTGTGGAACAGTGCCACGGAGTACATAGTTGGGCCCCAGGAGAGTACTGCAGGGGTGAAAAAGCTGACGTTACAGATCATGCCCAACCTAAAAGGAATGTTAGGAAGAGAAGTCCAAGGTACTCCAAGGGTATTCTCTAGACTTGAATCCATGTCCTTTAGTGATTGCCCAACGTTGACATTGCCATTGCCACGTATGCCGTCCCTAAAGGAGTTACGCATCTTGGAGTGCCCGAACATGGCATGGGCTTCAATCTCCAATCTCACTAGTCTTAACTCCCTTAGAATTGAGTGGATTGAAGGATTGAGTTGCTTTCCAGAAGAGATGCTACAAAATCTTAGTCTTCTTGAATCCCTAGTTATTTGGGGGATAACGGATCTGCAAGCCTTACCTAGAAGCTTGGCTAGCCTCACGGCTTTGAAGATGTTGGCCATCGTGGAATGTCCCGAGCTGGAGTCTCTGCCAGAAGAAGGATTGCGAGGCCTTGCTTCTTTGCAGGAACTCCATCTCGACAATTGCCATAATTTGGTGAGTCTCTCAATGGGGACTAAAGCCGTCAAATCCCTGACTCATCTACGCATCTCCGGGTCAAACGCGACAGCTCTGCCAGAGGAAGTCAAATATTTCCCCGCACTACAAGAACTGGAGCTGAATGAATTGGACAATCTAACTTCATTGCCAGACTGGTTTGGAGACCACCTCACTTCTCTTCAACACCTGACACTACAGTTTTGTCCGAAGCTTGAAACACTTCCATCCAGCATTCAAATGATGACGACACTCCAAAGCTTGACAATAAATTACTGCGAGCTACTGGGACCACGGTGTCAAAGGGGAAGAGAGGAATGGCACAAAATTAAGCACATCCCATTCTTGGATTTGAAAATTGCGTAA